The sequence GCGGGCATCATCTGGTCGTGGATGTTCCGCTCCGACGGGCCGGTCAACGCGGCGCTGGGCGGACTCGGCGCGGGACCGATCGCCTTCCTGTCCGGAGACCACCTGCTGGTCCTCGGCTGTCTCGCGCTGGTCTCGGTGTGGAAGGGCTTCGGCTACTCCATGCTGGTCTTCCTCGCCGGCCTGAAGTCCCAGCCCGCGGAGGTCCACGAGGCGGCCCGCATCGACGGCGCGAACAGCCTCCAGGCGTTCTGGCACATCACGCTGCCCCTGCTCAAACCCGTGCTCTTCTTCGTCCTGGTGATCGAGACGATCATCGGCTTCCAGGTCTTCGACACCATCTTCGTGATGACCGGCGGCGGCCCGGACCGGGCCAGCTACAGCCTCATCTACTTCCTCTACGACGAGGCCTTCAAGTTCCTCGACTTCGGCTACGCGGCGGCGATCGGCATGGTGCTGTTCGCCATCGTGCTCGTCCTGTCCCTCATCCAGCGGTACTTCATCGAAGGAAGGGACCACACGTGACCGCGCTGCCCGTACTCCCGAACAGCCGGCGGCGCGGCCCGCGGCACCGCAGGCAACTGCTTCCGACCATCCTGCTGACCGTCATCTCGCTGTTCACGGTCGGCCCCCTGCTCGCGATGGCCGTCCTCGCGCTGTCGCCCGCGGACGCGCCCACCCTCCCCGACGCGCTGCCCCACTCGCTGACACTCGACAACATCACCCGCGTCTTCGACGTCGGCAACTTCCCGACCTGGCTGCTCAACTCCCTCGTCTACTCGGTGGTCTCGGTCGTGGTGATCCTGCTGACCGCGTCCATGGCCGCCTACGCGCTCGTACGCAAGCGCTTCCCGGGGCGCAACGCGCTGCTGTGGGCCATCGTGGCCACCCTCATGGTGCCCGTGCAGGCCACCTTGATCCCCACGTTCATCCTCATCTCCCGGATGGGCGGGGTGAACACGCTGTGGGGGCTGATCGCGCCCAGCCTGGCCAACGCGCAGGCGGTCTTCCTGATCCGGCAGTTCGTCCGTGACCTGCCCGACGAGATCTTCGACGCCGCCCGCGTCGACGGCGCCGGAGAGTGGCGCACCTTCGTGCAGATCGTGCTACCCCTCATCCGGCCGGTCCTCGCCACGCTGGCCATCTTCATCTTCCTGTGGCACTGGAACGACCTGCTGTGGCCCCTGGTCGTCGGCCAGACCGACCACGCGCGCACCCTGACCGTGGGCCTGGCCACGCTCAACACCGAGACCGAGTCGACGGCGAACATCATGTCCGCCGCGTTCATCAGCCTCCTCCCCTGCCTGGTCGTCTTCGTCGCGCTCCAACGGCACATCGTCGCGAGCATCACGTCGAGCGGGGTCAAGGGATGACCCTCTCACCGCGCCCGCCGCTGCGGCTGGGACTCATCGGTGTCGACTCGCCGCACGCCCCGTCGTTCACCCGGCTGTTCGGCGACGGCATCGACTCCGCGGTCCCCGGCGCGACGATCGCCGCCGCCTGGAAGGGCGAGGCGTCCGCCGACTTCCCGCTCAGCCGCGACCGCATCGACACGTTCGCAAGCGAAGTGGCCGCCCTCGGCGTCCGGTTCCACGCGACGCCGGAGGAGGTCGCCGAGGACTGCGACGCCCTGCTCGTCGTGGCGGTCGACGCCCGTACGCACCCCCGTCTGTTCACCCGGCTCGCGCCGTACGGCAAGCCGGTCTACGTCGACACCCGCTTCGCCCTGACCGTCCGCGAGGCGCGGAACATGCTCGCCGCGGCCCGCGTCCACTCCTGCCTGCCGCTGGCCGGCTCGCCCAAACGGTTCACCCCGGCCTTCCGTGACGCGCTCGACCTCGCCCGCGTCGAGCACATCGACCTCACCGGCCCGCTCCCCACCCAGCCCGGTCATCCGTTCCTCGCGTGGTACGGCGTGCACCTGGTGGATCTGGCCGTGGCGGCGCTCGGCCCCGGATGCGCGCGTGTCGATGCGCCTGCCGGCGAGCCCGTCACCCTGACCTGGGCGGACGGCAGGACCGCGACCCTCGGCGGCCCGGAGGCGTGGTCGCCGTGGACCACCGGCCGGCTACGCGGCCCGGACGGCACCCGCGACTTCGCCGTGCACGCCGAGCCGGCCATGGTGAGCGGACTGCTCACCGCCCTCGTCGCCGCGTGCCGCTCGGGCACCGCCACCGTTCCCGAAGCCGAGGTGCTCGACACCGTCGCCATCGTGGAGGCCGCCCACCGCAGCCGCACCAGTGGCGCCCCCGTGACCCTGGCGGCCGGCCGCGCCACGACCGACGGCCCGCGCCGATGAACCAGCCGCCGAGTTGCTGCGCCGCGAGCCGGCCCACCACACCGACCGCGAAACCGACCGCCGCGCCACCGACCGCGCCCGCTGGGATCGGCGAGCGCGGGCCCCGGGACCGGACGGGAATGCTCCGGCTGTCCGGCGGCACGTTCCTGATGGGAACCGACGCCGGCGACGGCTACCCGGCCGACGGCGAGGGACCGGTGCGCGCGATCACGCTCGACCCGTTCCGGATCGACGCCACGACCGTGACGAACGCGGCCTTCGCCGAGTTCGCCGACGCGACCGGCTGGGTGAGCGTGGCCGAACGCCTGGGCACGTCCTTCGTGTTCGGCGGGCTCCTACGGCAGGCGGCGGCCGGGGCGCGGGTCGTCCCCGGGACGCCGTGGTGGCTGGAGGTGCCCGGCGCCGACTGGCGCAGGCCCGAAGGGCCGGGCTCGGGTATCGACGACCGCATGGACCACCCCGTGGTCCACACCACGTGGCGGGACGCGTGGGCGTACGCGAGGTGGGCCGGCAAACGTCTGCCCACCGAGGCGGAATGGGAGTTCGCGGCCCGTGGCGGCCTGGAGCAGGCCCGGTACCCGTGGGGCGACGACCCCGGGATCGGCCGCCACCCCCGCATGAACGTGTGGCAGGGCGACTTCCCCACCCGCAGCACCCGCACCGACGGCCTGCGTTCCACCGTCCCCGCGGACGCCTACGCACCCAACGGGTACGGCCTGTACAACACCTGCGGGAACGTATGGGAATGGTGCGCCGACTGGTTCCACGCCACCTGGCACGTCGACGGACCGCGGACGAATCCCACCGGCCCGCCCCGCTCCACCGGGCGCAAGGTGATGCGCGGCGGCTCGTACCTGTGCCACGCGAGCTACTGCTTCCGCTACCGGGTCGACGCGCGAAGCCACAACACCCCTGACAGCAGCGCCGGCAACATCGGCTTCCGCTGCGTCGCGGACGTCAGCTGACCGACCGGCGCCCGCGGCACGCCCCCGCGGCGGCCCGCCGGGCTCCCACCAGGGAGGGTTCACATGAGAGTTGTCATGGCACCGGGTTCCTTCCCGCCGCACCTGACGGCGCCGGAAGCGGCCCGGGAACTCACCGCCGGCTGGCTGTCGGTCAGGCCGCGCGACGTCGTGGTGCCGCGCCCCCTGCCCGACGGCGGCGAGGGGACGCCGGCCGCCGTCGCGGCGGCCGCACCCGACGCGCGGGTCCGCCGCGTGCCCGGCTGCACCGGACCGGACCACCGCACCGCGGTCGGGGCCTACCTGGCGTTCCCGGACGGGACCGTGCTGATCGAACTCGGACGTCTCGGGGCCGCCGCCGGGCAACTCC comes from Streptomyces sp. NBC_00448 and encodes:
- a CDS encoding Gfo/Idh/MocA family protein, with the translated sequence MTLSPRPPLRLGLIGVDSPHAPSFTRLFGDGIDSAVPGATIAAAWKGEASADFPLSRDRIDTFASEVAALGVRFHATPEEVAEDCDALLVVAVDARTHPRLFTRLAPYGKPVYVDTRFALTVREARNMLAAARVHSCLPLAGSPKRFTPAFRDALDLARVEHIDLTGPLPTQPGHPFLAWYGVHLVDLAVAALGPGCARVDAPAGEPVTLTWADGRTATLGGPEAWSPWTTGRLRGPDGTRDFAVHAEPAMVSGLLTALVAACRSGTATVPEAEVLDTVAIVEAAHRSRTSGAPVTLAAGRATTDGPRR
- a CDS encoding carbohydrate ABC transporter permease — translated: MTALPVLPNSRRRGPRHRRQLLPTILLTVISLFTVGPLLAMAVLALSPADAPTLPDALPHSLTLDNITRVFDVGNFPTWLLNSLVYSVVSVVVILLTASMAAYALVRKRFPGRNALLWAIVATLMVPVQATLIPTFILISRMGGVNTLWGLIAPSLANAQAVFLIRQFVRDLPDEIFDAARVDGAGEWRTFVQIVLPLIRPVLATLAIFIFLWHWNDLLWPLVVGQTDHARTLTVGLATLNTETESTANIMSAAFISLLPCLVVFVALQRHIVASITSSGVKG
- a CDS encoding formylglycine-generating enzyme family protein yields the protein MNQPPSCCAASRPTTPTAKPTAAPPTAPAGIGERGPRDRTGMLRLSGGTFLMGTDAGDGYPADGEGPVRAITLDPFRIDATTVTNAAFAEFADATGWVSVAERLGTSFVFGGLLRQAAAGARVVPGTPWWLEVPGADWRRPEGPGSGIDDRMDHPVVHTTWRDAWAYARWAGKRLPTEAEWEFAARGGLEQARYPWGDDPGIGRHPRMNVWQGDFPTRSTRTDGLRSTVPADAYAPNGYGLYNTCGNVWEWCADWFHATWHVDGPRTNPTGPPRSTGRKVMRGGSYLCHASYCFRYRVDARSHNTPDSSAGNIGFRCVADVS
- a CDS encoding carbohydrate ABC transporter permease — translated: MPVHAPPRTLPAGRVPPHPAAGNRPGAHLARRRRREAATGILFVLPTLVIFGLFKFLPIAGAAAMSMTRYRLNGDMTWLGTQNYQRLWHDPAFWQSLKATAVYVGIFVPLTMAVSLAGAVLLNSLVRRTGTFRALLFVPYLCSFVMAGIIWSWMFRSDGPVNAALGGLGAGPIAFLSGDHLLVLGCLALVSVWKGFGYSMLVFLAGLKSQPAEVHEAARIDGANSLQAFWHITLPLLKPVLFFVLVIETIIGFQVFDTIFVMTGGGPDRASYSLIYFLYDEAFKFLDFGYAAAIGMVLFAIVLVLSLIQRYFIEGRDHT